From a region of the Zingiber officinale cultivar Zhangliang chromosome 4B, Zo_v1.1, whole genome shotgun sequence genome:
- the LOC121978316 gene encoding putative FBD-associated F-box protein At5g53640, protein MDDFVWIFDDGCVRLHHRFYCLPWPDGEDYLSRLPDALLLHILSFLPTSESVRTSLLARRWRHLWASVPAIDFFFITEPSAKKIGRFVASRSGSCSISRLRLSRLALRDGAPLCDWLDYAKSHGARDVALLRFSDWEHIPRAFDILFDWPSLVSLELQLVPYNPCVFRLPDRIVLSNLKTLSLSLDPSEIRKESLARLISSCPNLEELTLKARYALWCDAIEIAAPNLLRLSLRPAPPKLRIICQKLQWLKLTSRDHVKQLHVEAPSLISVQLRDPWCFGSFARSFGNVNTFVSSDPVNLSHGQHGIAINSSPSQTPTSKPYCCKSNTDEIRRDRAIIYKFSAVMNNDMDERRRLREEAPTAGGGVDARWRGRRRALAAKPASCDTWRLLRRVEVASPGAVARCQRCRWREETTTYEEDPREQRRRWPPEAAKQYPPRAVVMAAKGGGDGAHQRRQRRREGEEKRSGRR, encoded by the exons ATGGACGACTTCGTCTGGATCTTCGACGACGGCTGCGTCCGCCTCCACCACCGCTTTTACTGCCTCCCTTGGCCGGACGGCGAAGACTACCTCAGCCGTCTCCCCGATGCCCTTCTCCTACACATCCTCTCCTTCCTCCCCACCTCCGAATCAGTCCGCACCTCCCTTCTCGCCCGCCGATGGCGCCACCTGTGGGCCTCCGTCCCCGCCATCGACTTCTTCTTCATCACCGAGCCGAGCGCCAAGAAGATCGGCCGATTCGTCGCCTCCCGCAGCGGCTCGTGCTCCATTTCTCGCCTCCGTCTCTCCCGACTCGCTCTTCGAGACGGAGCTCCCCTCTGCGACTGGCTCGACTACGCCAAATCCCACGGCGCCCGAGACGTCGCCCTCCTCCGGTTCAGCGATTGGGAACACATCCCTCGCGCATTCGACATCCTGTTCGATTGGCCATCGCTGGTGTCGCTGGAACTGCAGCTGGTGCCCTACAATCCCTGCGTATTTAGGCTTCCCGATCGCATCGTCCTGAGCAATCTAAAGACGCTTTCCCTTTCGCTCGACCCGAGTGAAATTCGCAAGGAGAGCTTGGCGAGGCTGATCTCGAGCTGCCCTAATCTGGAAGAACTGACATTGAAGGCAAGATATGCTCTCTGGTGCGATGCCATTGAGATAGCGGCCCCAAATCTTCTGAGATTGTCCCTCCGACCTGCTCCGCCCAAGCTTCGAATTATTTGCCAGAAACTGCAATGGTTAAAGCTGACGTCTCGCGATCACGTGAAGCAGTTACATGTCGAAGCGCCCTCTTTGATCTCCGTTCAGTTACGGGATCCGTGGTGTTTTGGAAGCTTTGCACGAAGCTTTGGCAAT gtgaatacgttcgtctCCAGTGACCCTGTCAACCTGTCCCATGGTCAACACGGAATAG CTATCAACTCCTCTCCTTCTCAAACTCCCACTTCTAAGCCTTATTGCTGCAAGTCTAATACCGATGAGATTAGAAGGGACAGAGCCATCATATACAAATTCAGTGCGGTGATGAACAACGACATG GACGAGCGGCGCCGACTGCGAGAGGAGGCGCCCACTGCTGGAGGTGGTGTCGACGCCCGTTGGAGGGGGCGGCGGCGCGCGCTGGCGGCAAAGCCCGCTAGCTGCGACACGTGGAGGCTGCTGCGGCGCGTGGAGGTGGCTAGCCCAGGGGCTGTGGCACGCTGTCAGCGGTGTCGATGGCGAGAAGAGACCACGACATATGAGGAGGATCCACGAGAGCAGCGGCGGCGATGGCCGCCGGAGGCGGCGAAGCAGTATCCGCCGAGGGCAGTTGTGATGGCCGCTAAAGGTGGCGGCGACGGGGCTCACCAGCGGCGTCAGCGCCGGAGGGAGGGGGAGGAGAAGAGGAGTGGCCGGCGGTGA